A window of the Streptomyces sp. NBC_00250 genome harbors these coding sequences:
- a CDS encoding plasmid stabilization protein, translating into MPRGSSPNRERQYEHIKESAERRGESEKRAREIAARTVNKERARHGESKTAGRLSLEDMSSGERGGRRSHSGAQGRTYDQLYEEARRRGIDGRSTMNKAQLRRALGGG; encoded by the coding sequence ATGCCTCGCGGATCCAGCCCGAACCGGGAACGGCAGTACGAGCACATCAAGGAGAGCGCGGAACGGCGTGGCGAGAGCGAGAAGCGCGCCAGGGAGATCGCCGCCCGCACCGTGAACAAGGAACGGGCCCGGCACGGCGAGTCCAAGACCGCCGGCCGGCTGTCCCTGGAGGACATGTCCTCCGGTGAGCGCGGCGGCCGGCGCTCCCACAGCGGTGCCCAGGGGCGTACGTACGACCAGCTCTACGAAGAGGCCAGGCGCCGCGGCATCGACGGCCGCTCGACGATGAACAAGGCGCAGCTCCGGCGCGCCCTCGGCGGTGGCTGA
- a CDS encoding DUF6328 family protein: MTDRDTGRGRERGQEERPDGPGARGTGRGRERGREERPDGPGGRGTRRGREETADERADRQWQDLMQEIRVVQTGVQILLGFLLTVVFTPRYESLGPGDKAIYVLTVVLGSLATGALIGPVSFHRLVAGRRIKPQAVAWASRLTFIGILLLVATLTSALVLVLRVATDNAIVPWLVAGVLAWYLLCWFALPLWARRRHTAKRRE, encoded by the coding sequence ATGACTGACCGCGACACCGGGCGGGGACGCGAGCGGGGGCAGGAGGAACGCCCGGACGGGCCGGGTGCACGCGGGACCGGGCGGGGACGCGAGCGGGGGCGGGAGGAACGCCCGGACGGGCCGGGTGGACGCGGGACCAGGCGGGGGCGCGAGGAGACCGCGGACGAACGCGCCGACCGGCAGTGGCAGGACCTCATGCAGGAGATCCGGGTGGTCCAGACGGGTGTCCAGATCCTCCTGGGCTTCCTGCTGACCGTGGTCTTCACTCCGCGGTACGAGAGCCTCGGTCCGGGCGACAAGGCGATCTACGTCCTGACCGTGGTCCTCGGATCGCTGGCGACCGGCGCGCTCATCGGACCGGTGTCCTTCCACCGCCTCGTGGCGGGCCGGCGGATCAAACCGCAGGCGGTCGCCTGGGCGTCCCGGCTGACCTTCATCGGGATCCTGCTCCTGGTCGCCACCCTCACCAGCGCGCTCGTCCTCGTCCTCCGCGTGGCCACCGACAACGCGATCGTTCCCTGGCTCGTGGCCGGGGTCCTGGCCTGGTACCTGCTGTGCTGGTTCGCCCTGCCGCTGTGGGCCCGGCGCCGGCACACCGCGAAACGGAGGGAGTGA